The Lycium barbarum isolate Lr01 chromosome 4, ASM1917538v2, whole genome shotgun sequence nucleotide sequence ATAACTCACCAATATTAAGTATACAAGGCTCATTTTGGACAACTAAAACTTCGTGAATCTTGTAAAATTCTGGGACAAGGGAAAGCATGCATCCGAAGAGTAGAATGGTTTCTATAACAACTTCAACTTCCAAACGACAATAATAGCATATTTAGCTATATTCAAATCAATTTGCATATATAGGAAGGCGCCAACGCGAAGCACAGTTTCAATCCTTGAAGCCTTGAAGGGTTAAATACTATGAGTGGCAGGAATGCTAGGCAGCTCCAAGAACCAGCACCGAAGAACTCTTAACCtgccatttccccttcccctggATGAAGATAACAATATTCCTCCAAGATTTAAACCTACAACTTGTGGAAATACAGGATATTCAGTGCAGTGGTGGGAACACAAGTTTCAAGTCTGCTTTCGAAGAACCAACTTTGGATTATGTTCTGAAATGTGGTAGTTGAGGTTAGTGCATTAGGCCACCTATCCACCAACCTGAAACCAAATTCAGACGCTGCTGAAAGTATAGATGGTTCATCAACTCTGCGAAAGACATGACAAAGGATTAGAGCTGGTGTACCATCCTCCTTATCGCCACTGCCAGATCGTATCAGCTCTTTTGCAGTCGCAAACAACGGAGAGACTGCCTCAGCAACATAAGTAACATCTGTGCCTATTATGACATCGAAACCTGTGTCATTTAGCCTCTTGATGGACTCTACATCATCTCTATTTCCCCACTCAAGCTTTTTTGTTATTAGAGTTGGTGGTTGGAGATTCAAAGCGAGATTCTGGTTTAATAGATCAAGTGCTTTTGTGTCTCCGTCAGTGGCAACCACAAGGTTAGCAGATGTAGCAGCAACCATGGAGCAAATGCCTGCACATCCGCAACCCAGCTCTAAAACACTTCTCCCTGAAACAATGGTCTGGTTAGCAGCAAGCACAGAAGCCATAAGCCGAGCCGATTCCCATAACATTAATCCAGTTGATTTGCAGGTATGCTGATACTCTTTTGAGAGGACCTTTATCTTGAAAGAATAGTCTCTGGCAGTGACATCAAGAATCTTGTTGACAAAGAAGTATGTAAGTCAGTGATTGGCGGGCAAAATTTTGAAACATTTAGAAGTTACTTTATACAAGCTTTTATGGGGGATCCGAGCAACCCAACTTCATATTTCTGAATCAATTACGACTAACCACCTGGTTCATATTAGAATATGCTACCCACCCATTATGGAGGCAAATTGACAACTGCTGTCCTTAGTTCAACTTGACTAGAAGTATCAATCTTTGAATATACGGAAATTACTATTTAATCAGGAACCTGGATTTATAAACTCGGATCAGGCCCAAAAGTAAATATGATGAGATACAACGTGAACATTAGTTCATTTGATAATAAAAAGGATTTACATGCCACACCTGGATCAATGAATGAGTACTACATGTATAACATAGGTAAGATTGCTCAACTATAATGTCAGTGCTACTGCATAAAACCATAAATGCTAGTCAAGTTGCCTTCTGGAAATATTAACTCTGTTATTATCCTAACTACTTCTTGTGAATGAAAATTCGTACCTCCTCTGTAGGAGATGAAATACCAAACATTTCAAGAGCCATCCCCTTGGAGATGTCAACTTCTGTCTCATTTGCAGAGTCTTCAAGGATAATTTTTTGTATTTCAGGCTGATCATTATTCTTACCAATGAATTTCACCTTGCTTTCAGTTTTCCCTCCAGATATTCCACTACCAACGCGGAAAACAGCTTGAACCCAGCACCTGAAACCACAGCACTAAAGTATGTCATTATCCAATAACCCAAAAATACATCAAAAACTGTATATGAGATGTTAGAGGGAAACCCCAATAGTACAAGATAGTATTAGTAATGATCCTTCAGATCCTTAATAGTGTGTGGCCTAATGAAGTTAGGCTCCAACAAATAATAGTTTTAGGAATTTTGAATCACCTGTTAGTGCATTTGTTCTCCAATCTGTCACTTCTACATCACCCAGACCCGAGTTTGAGTGATAAGCACTTTGTTCAATATTTTGGTTTTCCAGCTTTTGCATTCTAATTGCCTAATTAATAATAATCGTAGTAAGAAAAGTTAGTTTCTAGTGTGTTCAAAAGAAGATCAAATTCAGCTGTGAGTATAATGCATGTAGATAACTAGATATTACTCCTTCTCTATCTTATGACCTACTTTGTAAAATTCAGAGCAACACCAATTAACTCTTTTTCTGTCAGCTCCCATGAGTTTGGATCATATGCTTTCTCATGAACCCTTTAAGTGCATTATGTACCCTGTCCAGGGAAATATGGTCTTGTCCAAACTATTGTTCAAATCACAGATGTATTTGCTTCTTCGGGCAAACACCCTTTCCTTGTCTATTCCAAAACGCTAGAGTAATTTTTCTACAACTTCAGCAACAAACCTCTGATCTGTTAAAGTATTTTTCAATATCCTACCACGGTAGGAGTTGAACCAACGCCACAAACCCAATAAATTTAAGCATTGAAAGAGCCATGTTGCCTCTGTGCGATATCAAGTTCCCATTATAAGGAAGACCTCCACAGTTCCCCTACATGTTGCCTCTCAGCTCATGGGGAAAAATCCAAAATACTTGAGACGAAGGTCGGAGGGGAAAAGGAAAACTCTCTGAAGAAGTCTGAAATCTTTGAAATTGGAATAAACCTCAATTGGAGAAATTGAACACAAAGGAAAAAGCAATTTACTTGAATAAGCAAGAGTTGAACAATGGCTACTAGGCAGGTAGAGAAGGGTGGAACAAATGATAACTATGGATTGCTATAAGGGCCAATACACGGCTTAGAGAATATTGCATTTCTTTACTGTCAAGAAATggatcttgggcctaactcaaccccaaaagctagctcaagagGTGAGGATTGACCAAGCCATACGAGGAGACCAAATCCCTCGTCCCTTGGCCGATGTAGGACTCCGACATTTACATGTCCAGCAAAGTTAGGGGTTGACCGATCTAAATAAGGATTCTTCAAGCTTGTTCCTTCTTCACATTATGAATCCATTTTAACTTGGTTAAGAAATTGATTTAGGTTTAAATGAGGCCATAACCAGGAAGAGAACCATCACTTTCAACAAGTTAGGAAGAGAACCTCCACAATTTATGTAGCTCAAGATGATCAAGTATTAGCCATCAACAAGTGCCCTGACAAGGCACAACCTAGTCAACTATTTTACATATCTTTCACCATTTAAGAGCATCGAAGGTTCTGTCCAACATAATATGCCATAGCCGAAGAAACTTTCTTTTAACCAAGGAATCTCTAAGGGCCACCTGGCGTGCGGTTTGCAATTGGGTAGTTAATGATCAAAGAAACTTTACGTAAGATAAAGTATAACATTAGGATACTATCAAGTCAAACGTTCAAATATAATAAGACATTCAGCTTGCTATAAGTGTTACTTCCAGTATTTATGCTGATGTTCAATTCAAATGGGAAACTTAAGTTCTCAGAACGTCAAACCAAATGTGGAACCATTGTTACATAAAAGCCAAGAAATAAGATGTAAAACTCTCAAATGTCCAATATTTGCATGGCCAGTCTACCTAGAGCTCATAAACAGAAAACACCACAGGTATAATAAAAGCATACAAATCTACCTGAGTATATAGACAACACTTCCTCAGTTCAATTGACATTCTTGTTATTTTGGGATGTTGCAGAAAATTTGACACCATCTTATTTTTATACAACTTTCAtaatattcaaattttcaaattcattaataacaaacAACTATGCTAGTATGCTTCAGTCCCAAACTAGTTGGGTCGGCTCTATGAATCCTCACAGACTATATTTCTCCATTTAAATTCATTACAGGCCAACACTATACAAGATAAATATAAGATATACTAGAAGTTCTCTATATTTATTTTTGCCTTttttataaccgtggtgtccTGACCAacttgcgcgcacctcgactaattccacttCTACTAGTATAAAAATATCCAATAGTGTTAAAAGACTCCTAAAAAGCCTATGACCTAAAATAAAATGTACTAACATGTTTGTTGAGTCCCACATTGGTGGGATGAGGAGAAATTGATCTCTTTATATGGTCTTGGGCGATCTTCAGCTCTTGAGCTAGCTTTTAGGGTTGAGTTAGACCAACCCAAGGTCCATAACATGATATCAGAGTCAGGCCCATCCACAGTCATGGTTTACACATGTTGGGCCCCCATATTAAATTGTCCACGCTCTAGATGTCTAGCCTTGGGCATGACGGGGATGTAAGTCCCGCACCCGTGCAATAAGGAGAAATTGATCTCTTTATATTGTCTTGGGCAATCCTCACCttttgagctagcttttggagTTGATATCTCTTTATATCAATTAATTGGTATCTCCTATATAAGtcatttttcttccattgtgTGCTATCTTTGCTAAGTTTGCATAGATTCTAAGAGATGATACGTCCTTCAAGACAATTGTCTTCTATGTGATGTTACGTCTATCTCATCCCCTTTTTAACACCTTTACTAACCATGGTTTCACACCTATGGACCAGTGCACCTAGAAGTCAACGCAAGACAAtggtgttatcaaaagcgaaaagcacAAAAAAGCTCTAACGTCAGcgggggctttaagcgcaaaatgcaaataaagcgtgggctttaatgaaaaaaagcgcaatggtgcaaaagtacaaatatatatatatatgtttagtccaagactaatagTAATAAGCATGAActacaaatatatggacaaagaaattgtaaaaacattacAATAAAGGGAGATATCATtcatctagtgtcacctcttcaagagaggctcattggcaagaaAAGCTATGTCTCAGAGCCTTGATGACAACACAGAAGCGCACGTAAAGCgcggcgaagcgctcaacatgttttgagcctcgcttaaGGGCTTAAGCGCGCTTTAAGCGCACCTTTGACAACACTGTGACCAAATCATCTCCAGCAGCCGTTAAACTGGCTTTCGGGGTTGAGTTAGGCCTATGGTCCTTAATAATGTCTAAGAAATATTCTCAATTAATTGGTATCTCCTATATAAATCTTTTTTCTTCCATTGTGTCTTATCTTTTGCAAAGTTTGCATGGATTCTAAGAGATTATACATCTGTCAAGACAACTGTCTTCCATGTGATGTTACGTCTTGTTAGCGGAAAcgtaaaagaaagaacaaaagatTTAACGTGATTCGGATCAAAATGATCCCACGTCCACCAGAGAACAGTTGCCTTTATATTATTAACAACGAAAGGGGAGAGATCCCAATTACATCTAAGAGAATTGCTCTCTCAACTCTCTACTCACCACAAAGGATTTATGAAATTTTTGGGATGCTAAACAAAGAAGAATCGCCTCTCATTTTATAGGCATAAAATGACTTAGGCTCCAAGTGTGCTACATGAGCTCTTGAATTCCCCTCCACATCTTAGCATTCTTTGGCTCCAAGCAATGCATCCTTTGGCTCCAAGTATCCTTTGGCTCCAAGGAATTGAGCATTCTTTGGCTCCAAGTAATAGAAAATCATCCAACACATGAGTTTTTCTATCACATAACCAAAAACCAACTCTTTCACGTGATCACGTCTATCCCATCCCCTTTTTAACACCTTTACTAACCATGGTTTCACACCTATGGACCAGTGCACCTATATGTCAACGCAAGACAATGACCAAATCATCTCCAGTAGCCTTCTGTAATTTTATCCTCAATGTGTGTTACTTGCACCTTCTAAAGAATGtggtactccctctgtcccaatttatacactttcctttttagtctgtcccaaaaagaatgatacaattctatatttagaaataattaacTTGAAACTTCCCCTTTTACTCGAAATGATTTGcagccacacaaatatatatatggcttggtttagaccacaagtttcaaaagtcttcatttctttcttaaactccgtgtctagtcaaactatatcacataaattggaacggaggaAGTAATTTTTAATGTTGTCTATTCTTGTATGACCGCACATCCATATTAGCATCTGCATTTCGGCGACACTCTTGTAGATGTGTTATACTTTTGCGGCGCAACATTCTCTCATATAACGTTGctagtattataaaaaaaaaaaaaaaaaaagggggggggggcagcccggtgcactaagctcccgctatgcgcggggtccggggaagggtcggaccacaagggtctattgtacgcagccttaccttgcatttctgcaagaggctgtttccacggctcgaacccgtgacctcctggtcacatggcagcaactttaccagttacgccaaggctccccttcaacgTTGCTAGTATTATAACTGTTCAAATTCATTTATCTATTAAAATTTAGACATCGATGCGATATTTTTTGTATCAATTTATTTGACAATCTTTCCATTTTGAGACATCAAAAATGTTTGACATCATCTCAATATTATACAACTGTCACAACTTTCAAAATTTCAAACTAGTTAACCTATTCAAGTTCTAAACTTTGAAGTGATATTTTGTAATTCAAACTATAACTTTTCAACAATTTGATATTCTCTTTCAATATCACTAATGTATATGTAAGTCAAACTAACATCTAATTCTATATCCAATCAAATACGGTCACGTACAACAGAATGGAGGAAGTAACAAATAAAAAGTATTGACCTATACCTATTCATCACCAACTCCCTTGACCGATTTTCCACTTGCTTGAAACACAAGATGTGCTCCTCAGCATCGAAACCATTTTCATTGAAGAGATTCACTAAAAACTCATCTGAAAAGTAGAAAGCCCGCTGTTGACAGAAATAAGCTGCTATAAGATGCTCATCAACAATATAAGTCCCATTTTATGAGAAATATCAATTTGTAACAGTAGAACTTACAGTCCCATCACCCCGGACATAGAAGTTATCACTGATCTTTTGTTCTTTGGAGGTAAGCCTTTCCTGGTAATACAAACCTTAGCTGTAAGTATACATCATTCCCAAATATGCTATATTTTCACTAAGTCTATTACAAAAATAACAAGTTCATGCAATATGGTGAAGAAATAGATAGGATACTATATGGTGAAGTTTAAACCTGAGCAAGGTCACCAGTTGCATAGTCACGAAATAAGACACACCCATCTTTCTGGGAAGGAAAAAGTATAAGAGTCAGAATAATGAAATCAAACAGTGCAACCAACGAAATTAAGAACCTGTATCTGACCTTCAGAACTTTTCTGATGTTTTGTAACATCAGAGGCATCTTCTCAGGGGATACTGCAGATAGAACAAATATCTGCTTAACAAGTCAGCTTATTTGTTCAAGTAAAAATAT carries:
- the LOC132635932 gene encoding uncharacterized protein LOC132635932, with protein sequence MEEKKQPAASKIQIYPTSTGQVSPFWKDKYERDAKKYWDIFYKRHQDKFFKDRHYLDKEWGQYFSGTDGKKVVLEVGCGAGNTIFPLLATIPNIFVHACDFSPRAVNLVKSHKDFDDARVNAFVCDPTVDDLIPHISPSSVDVVTMIFVLSAVSPEKMPLMLQNIRKVLKKDGCVLFRDYATGDLAQERLTSKEQKISDNFYVRGDGTRAFYFSDEFLVNLFNENGFDAEEHILCFKQVENRSRELVMNRCWVQAVFRVGSGISGGKTESKVKFIGKNNDQPEIQKIILEDSANETEVDISKGMALEMFGISSPTEEILDVTARDYSFKIKVLSKEYQHTCKSTGLMLWESARLMASVLAANQTIVSGRSVLELGCGCAGICSMVAATSANLVVATDGDTKALDLLNQNLALNLQPPTLITKKLEWGNRDDVESIKRLNDTGFDVIIGTDVTYVAEAVSPLFATAKELIRSGSGDKEDGTPALILCHVFRRVDEPSILSAASEFGFRLVDRWPNALTSTTTFQNIIQSWFFESRLETCVPTTALNILYFHKL